The following proteins come from a genomic window of Candidatus Thiodiazotropha sp. CDECU1:
- a CDS encoding fumarate hydratase translates to MSGQDSNKLRVNLNPISLEADLAYFGARLELVGEPETHYQAAQLKVYKALEAALEENLKRLRRKESRSKTKVKKKKKG, encoded by the coding sequence TTGTCTGGACAAGATAGTAACAAATTAAGGGTCAATCTCAATCCGATCTCGTTGGAGGCGGATCTGGCCTATTTCGGTGCCCGGCTGGAACTGGTTGGAGAACCGGAAACCCATTATCAGGCAGCGCAGCTGAAGGTCTATAAGGCATTGGAAGCCGCATTGGAGGAGAACCTGAAACGCCTTCGCAGAAAGGAGTCCCGGTCTAAGACTAAGGTGAAAAAGAAGAAAAAGGGATGA
- a CDS encoding DUF2934 domain-containing protein has translation MGKKRDKEKSKKEGKKLTKKDKKNVSKKEKKGAKKSSVVNQDQRLDMIAEAAYFIAEKHGFDPDRVVLDWQQAEQQIDALLKTDKSK, from the coding sequence ATGGGGAAGAAAAGAGACAAAGAGAAAAGCAAGAAGGAAGGCAAAAAGCTAACCAAGAAAGATAAAAAAAATGTCTCAAAAAAAGAGAAAAAAGGCGCTAAAAAAAGCTCTGTAGTCAATCAGGACCAACGCCTGGACATGATCGCCGAAGCAGCCTACTTTATCGCTGAAAAGCACGGTTTCGATCCAGACAGGGTGGTCCTGGATTGGCAGCAGGCAGAACAGCAGATAGATGCCTTGCTAAAAACCGACAAATCGAAATAG
- a CDS encoding thermonuclease family protein translates to MLHWEIFQYHPRQPLLLTFLLVGVSLLNSCYAATAEGQVVEIHSGDRITIRLSDGSYRGVKLFGIRIPSPDKDSARIAKRHLSMLLAGRYVSVEYTTLSSRGVILGTVLHGGADISLRMLSDGLAVAANHPRLQASRLKRYKQAEATARTRGLGFWQTLR, encoded by the coding sequence ATGCTGCATTGGGAAATCTTCCAATACCACCCTCGACAACCATTGTTGCTGACCTTCCTGTTGGTCGGCGTCAGTCTCCTTAACAGCTGCTATGCCGCCACGGCAGAGGGCCAGGTGGTAGAGATACACAGTGGCGATCGCATCACCATCAGATTGTCGGATGGTTCATATAGAGGGGTCAAACTTTTTGGCATTCGCATACCAAGCCCGGATAAAGATTCGGCCAGGATAGCGAAACGCCATCTAAGCATGTTACTGGCGGGGCGTTATGTCAGCGTGGAATACACTACCCTTTCATCCAGGGGTGTTATACTCGGAACAGTCCTACATGGGGGAGCGGATATCTCTCTAAGGATGTTATCCGATGGTTTGGCCGTGGCGGCAAACCATCCCCGGCTGCAAGCATCGAGATTGAAACGCTATAAACAGGCCGAGGCCACCGCCCGCACTCGCGGACTCGGTTTTTGGCAAACATTGAGATAA